From Pleurocapsa sp. PCC 7319:
TTCGTAATCTACAACGTACAGATGTTTTAGAGGTAGAAGAATTTTTCTCGAAAAAGCAAAAGGGTTCTTCTGCAATGCCCCATAAACGCAATCCCATTCGTTCCGAAAGGTTAACTGGAATGGCGCGGATTGTTCGAGGTAACGCTGTGGCAGCACTTGAAAACGTTGCCCTCTGGCATGAAAGAGATATTTCTCATAGTTCGGTAGAACGAGTAATTCTACCCGATAGCTGTATTCTGACTCACTTTATGCTTAAAGAGATTACTAGCTTGGTGAAAAACTTGCTAGTATACCCCGAAAATATGAAGCGTAATATGAATGTCTATGGTGGAGTCATTTTTAGTCAGAGAGTTTTGCTGACCCTAGTTGAAAAAGGTATGAATCGGGAAGATGCCTACCGAGTGGTACAAGAATGTGCTCATTCAGCTTGGAATAAAACTGATGGAGATTTTCGCCAGCTTATTTCTCAAGATGAGACTGTTACTAAAACTCTATCTACTGAAGAAATTGATGCCTGTTTTGATCCTAATCATCATTTGAAAAACCTTGATGAGATTTATCAAAGACTGGGAATTTAAATTTTCAGGACATTCATAACCTTAATATTTATTAGTTTTTAGCTAAAAACTAAATGATCTGTAGGGGCGATTGACCAATCGCCCCTACGAGAATTACCTTTTCTAAACGAAGGGTGTATTTCTATTTTAATCGAAATAGTTGTTGACTTATCTAAGTTATTTCTATTATTCTAGAAATATGAAAAATAATATATCTTGCTATGCAGATTTATTTGCCGCTATGGGTTCAGAGCCACGGCTCAAAATCATGCAATTACTGTTTCGGTCTTATCCGACGGGAATGGTAGTCAATGAGATTAACAAAGAGCTGAAAATTCCCAATTCCACTCTTTCTCACCACTTGGAAAAGCTAAGGATAGAAAACTTGGTCAAGGTCGAAAAAGATAAACAGTTTCTTTGTTACACAGCCAATGCTGAGACGATGGAAGATCTACTGTCATTTCTCTATACAGGAAATTTTTCAAGCGATCGCCTCTGGCGGTGGGCGGAGACCAATCTCGCTTCTATCGAGTCAACGAAAATTCTACCAGAGGAGGAAAAGCCCATGTCCGAACAGTTGTTTAGACCAATTTGGGAAAAGCTATTCACTAGTCTAGGATTTCCCTTACCTTCAAGATTTACTCAGGAGGCAATCACTGCTGTAAAATTCGCCCAATGTGAATCTCTTCGCTTAAAGCACCGATATGTTGGCACCGAACAGATCCTTATCGGATTAATTAGCGAAAAAAGTGGTATCGCTTGGCAGTTTCTCAGCGAAGCAGGGTTAAATCTAGACCAGGTTCAAACTGAAGCTGAAAGATTGATTGGACGTGGCAAAAATAAATCAATGCCGATATTCATGCCTTTTACTCGCAGAGTTAAGGAAGCCATGGAAAATGCTCTGCAAGAATCTTTGAAATTAGACAAAAATCATATCGGTACAGAGCATGTATTACTTGGTATACTTGGGGATTCTAATAGCTTAGGGTTCAAGATTTTAGAAAATTTAGGGGTAGACCCTAGTAATTTAGAAAAAAAACTAAGATCTGCTCTAATTTAAAAATAAGATATTCTATTCTGCCCCTTCAATAGGAGCAAAACCCTGACGCTGAATGTTTTCTGTAACGACACGAGGATCTAAAAATTGGAGGAGATAATCTGGTCCCCCTGCCTTGGAGCCAACGCCAGAAAGCTTAAAGCCGCCAAAAGGTTGACGAGCAACAATCGCTCCTGTAATTGTACGATTGATATATAGGTTTCCTACTTCAAATTCCCGAGAGGCTTGTTCGATATGGCTAGGGGTACGGGAATATAAGCCACCAGTTAGGGCATAATCTGTGCCATTGGCAATCGATAATGCTTGCGCAAAATTATCTGCTTTCATTACTGCCAAGACAGGACCAAAGATTTCTTCTTGGGCGATCGTATCATCTGGATTAACTTCACTAAAAATTGTCGGTGAAACATAATAACCGCCTTCGGGAATAGACATTTCTAAAGCTAATTCGTTGGCTTCTTTACCTTGCGCAATATATTCTAAAATGCGCTTTCTTGCTTGAGGATCGATAACGGGACCCATCTGGATACTAGGATTATCGGCTGCACCGACATTGAGAGATTTGGTAGCTTCTATTAACCTGGCTAGAAAGGCATTGTAAATCGAGGAGGCAACAATTACCCGGGAACAAGCGGAACACTTTTGTCCGCTGTAGCCAAAAGCTGACTGGGCTACTCCTACTACTGCCTGATCTAAATCGGCACTTTCATCGACGATGATGGCATTTTTGCCACCCATTTCGGCAATAACTCGCTTGAGGTGTTTTTGACCAGGTTGTAATTTAGCTGCTTGGGCATAAATTCTACAACCCACTTCCCTGGAGCCAGTAAAGGCAATGACATGAGTATCTTTATGTTCTACCAGATACGTACCTACTTCTGAACCCTTACCAGGAACATATTGAAATACTCCAGAGGGTATACCTGCCTCAACTAAAATTTCTGTTAGTTTGGCAGCAATTACGGAAGAAGTAGCAGCGGGTTTGAGGAGAGTACAATTACCCGCAACCAGAGCAGCAACAGTCATCCCAGTAGCGATCGCAAAGGGAAAATTCCAGGGAGAGATTACTACGGCAATTCCCTTAGGCTGATAGAAATAGCGATTATTTTCCCCAGCTAGGTCATAGTTTTTGCCAGTAGCTAATCTTTCCATCTCCGAGGCATAGTAGCGACAAAAATCGATCGCCTCAGAAACCTCTCCGTCAGCCTGGGGAATAATTTTACCTACCTCCAGACAAATCCAAGCATTTAATTCGTGTCTTCGTTGTTCCATTAAGTCCGCAGCTCGGCGTAGTATTTCAGCTCTTTCACTAGCAGAGGTTGCCTTCCAGGACTTAAAAGCAGATTTGGCAGCATTCATAGCTTGTTCTGCCTGTTCTAAAGAAATTTGCCCTACTTGACCTACTAATTCTGTTTCTCTGGAGGGATTGCGAGAGTCAATATAGTTCGGTGTTTCCTGATATTCGCCGTCGATCAAGGGTAAATAAGTTTTTCCTAACTCTTTTTTTACCTGTGATAATGCTTCCTCTGCCTTAGTTCGCCTCTTGGTATCGGCATAATCAGTATCTGGGGCATTAAAGAATGGGATTGGGGGGTGGGTGCTAGGTTTTGAGGATGTAACAGAATCAGTATCGGTAGATTCGACAATGGGAGGAGCAATTAGTTCTTCAATTGGTTTATTTTCCTGATTTTGACGTAGGAAAGAACTATTTGCTGTATTTTCTAATAACCGACGAATGAGATATGCCATCCCTGGTAATAACTTACCGTAGGGAGAATAAACTCTTACCCGATGCCCTCGCTTAACTAAAGCCTGAGCTAATTTATCCCCCATACCATACAAAACCTGCATCTCAAACCGACGGGGAGGAATTTTAAGAGTTTCGGCGATCGCACAAGCCAATGCTTGGGAGCGTACATTATGACTACCAATGGCACCGCAGAGATATTCATGGTTTTCCAGCAGCAATTGCGTCATACGCTCATAATTATGATCAGTTGCTGCTTTTTGGTTGTATACAGGCTGCTGCCAATGATTTTGCTCAGAATTGATAGTTTCCTGATCCCAATACGCCCCTTTAACTAACCTTAGTGTCAGAGGATGACCTCGTTCTTTAGCCCAAGCAATTAAATCCTGCAAATCTTGATAGGAATCTCGTAGATAAGCCTGAAGAGTCATGCCTAAATCAGTACGGCTCCGGAATTCTGATTCCATTAGCAACTCTTTGAGAATTGCTAAGGTTAAATCTTTATAGCGATATTGCTCCATATCAAAATGGATTGCTGCCCCCAATTCTGCTGCTCTACGTAATAAAATTCTCAGGCGATCGCATACTTGAGCTTTACTGCCAACAGGATCTAGGGGATCAAACTGAGAATAAAAAGCCGTGAGTTTTACAGAGACTTGTACTTGAGGTAAGTCTTCTCCATCAGCCAGATCAATTCCTTCTACTCGTTTCCAAGTCTGAGCCTTTTGAGTAAGCTGCTCCATTAAATCCAGGTAGCGTTGTAAGTAATCTTGCGCTTCGTTTTCCGTAATTACTGCCTCTCCCAAGAGATCGATGGTGTAGGTCATCCCTTGTTTACGGAGGCGATCAATCGTTTTAATCACTTCAGCAATGTTTTCCCCCGCAATATATTTGTAAGCCAGAGTTTCTACTGCTTTGGTGATTGTAGCTGCAGCAGTTTGAGCCGGGAAAGAATCAGGATCGCTAAAGTTAAGAATCCCCTTGAGAGCATTGGGCAATTCAACTGCCTCCGCGCTCATATATTGCTGAAAGTGATGGGCAATTTCAGTTTTACTCTGGAGGGCAGGAATTGTATCGATAAAGCGAAACATTTGTACTCGCAGCCCAGGATTAGACATCGTCCAGTCCAAGATCTTATCGTCCCAGCGCATTTGCTCTCGCATCCGATTGAAAATATTGCTATTTTGTCTGGTACTTTTGATTAATTCTTGAGCAATATCTTGAGTTTTAGATTCGTAGCGACGATCTGTTTTATTTGTGTTTGTTTGAGATACCACCGTATAACAGACTCCTGATGACTAGACAAGTTAAAGGGCTTAGAGCTTAGAGCTTAGAGCTTAGAGCTTTTTTAGGTAAATTTTCAAGCTGTTACCTCAAGCATATCCAGAAACAAAATTTAGTTCTGTGTAAAAAAAACTAAATAATTGAGGAATTTAGGTTGTTTTTGCTTCTATCTTCAAGATAGGCCTAGTATTTTAGATTAGGAAGATTTAATTTACTTTTAAACTTGATTCAATAGTTTAGATAGTTATTGCCCTATGGTATTGATCGCCAAGGAAACCATTGAACAACAGGCAAATCGACTTTTAGAGGAGTCGATCATTTACTACAATAGCAGTCCTGTAGGAGCGGTAGCAGCTACAGATTCAGAACGGGAAGCACTCAATTACGATCAGTGTTTTATCCGAGATTTCATTCCCGCAGCTCTAGTGTTTATAATTCAGGGTAAAACCGAGATTGTTTATAACTTTCTAATTGAAACCGTTAGCTTACAGAAACAAAAAAGGCGGATTGATTGTTATCAGCCACCCACAGGCTTAATGCCAGCTAGTTTTAAAGTTGAATCTCAGGGAGATAATCAATACCTTCATGCTGACTTTGGTGACAAAGCTATTGGTCGAGTTACTCCGATTGATTCTTGTCTATGGTGGATTATCTTATTACGAGCTTATGTTAAAGCGACAAAAGACGAATCTCTGGCTAAAAGTGACAGTTTTCAAGAAGCTTTAACTTTTATTCTCGAAATTTGTTTAGGGCCACAATTTGAGATGACACCGACTCTACTAGTCCCTGATGGTGCCTGTATGATTGATCGTCCGATGGGACTGAGCGGTCATCCTCTGGAAATACAGTCTTTATTCTATTTTGCTCTGCGTGCTGCCCGTGAGATGCTGCAAAAAACCACTGACGGTCAAGTTTTGATTGAGAAGATTAATAATCGTTTGGGAAGTGTCGTATGTCATCTACGAGATTATTACTGGCTTGACCTCAAAAAGCTCAATCAAATTCATCGGTATCAAGTTGAACAATTTGGGGAATCGGTAGTTAATAAGTTTAATATCTATCCTGAATCTATTCCTTACTGGCTGACTGAATGGATGCCCGACCAGGGAGGTTATCTGGCTGGTAACTTAGGACCTGGAAAAATGGATTTTCGCTTTTTTGCCCTAGGTAATTTGGTATCAATCATGGGATCGCTAACCACCGACCAGCAATCTCAAAATATTCTGACCTTAATTGAAAATCGTTGGTCAAATTTAGTTAGTCAAATGCCGATGAAGCTTTGCTACCCTGCTATCGAAGGATTAACTTGGAAAATTATTACTGGTTGCGATCCCAAAAATACCCCCTGGTCTTATCACAATGGAGGTAGCTGGCCTGTACTGTTATGGATGATGATGGCTGCTTGTCAAAAAATGGGTCGGGAAGACCTAGCAGATCGCGCAATGACCATCGCTGAAATTCGCTTGATGAGTGACGAGTGGCCAGAATATTATGATGGTAAAAATGGGCGATTAATTGGTAAATCATCCCGTAAATTTCAAACTTGGACGATCGCTGGCTGGTTATTAGCAAAACTACTCAGGGAAAATCCTCACTGTTTAAACTATGTGTGTTTTGAGAAAGATACAGAAGCGATCGCTTGTACGATTTAACTATCATTAACATTCAAAAAAAACTATCTTTCTATGATTCCTTGATTAAATGTAATCGCTATAGGCTAGAACGTTAATACCACTTTTTTAGCTTGGATTGGATAGATTTATGTCAATGAGTTGACAATAAATTAATATTTTAACTTTTCATTTGCTTGAGTAGTTGGGTAATAATTTTTACCAGAGCAAATTAAATTGTGATACGTGTTTTTTTGTCCTAAACTGGAATGTATACGAAATATACCTAATTTAAATTTTATTCGGGTCTTCCCTTATATAAATTGACTTTTATTGTCCAATCTCTATTAACAAGGATTTGGGCATAGTTATTTTGGCGGGTCTATTCCTAAAAGTGTTATCAGGCAATAGCGATCGTGCTAATAATTTTGCCTTGTTAACTTTAATTTTTAAAAATATTTAGGCTTTTATAGGTAAGAATTATATGGAATCTCATAGAAATTACGTGAGAGATCGTCTATCCATATTCGTAGACGGCAACAATATGTTTTATGCTCAACAAAAAAATGGCTGGTTTTTTGATCCTAGAAGAGTACTTGAATATTTCACCAAAGATCCATCAATAGATTTGATTAACGCCTTTTGGTATACAGGACTGAAAGATGCTCAGGATCAAAGAGGTTTTAGAGATGCTCTAATTAGCTTAGGGTATACAGTCAGAACTAAAATTCTTAAAGAATATTACGATGATGCCTCAGGTCGCTATTCCCAGAAAGCTAATTTGGATATCGAAATTGTAGTTGATATGTTTAATACTGTCGAGCAATATGATCGAGTTATTCTTTTTAGTGGTGACGGTGATTTTGAACGAGCGATCGAATTATTGCGTTCCAAGAGTACCCATATTACCGTTGTCTCTACAGAAGGGATGATTGCCAGAGAGTTGCGTAATGCGACGGATCGCTATATAGATTTGAACGATGTTCGCTCTTATATCGAGAAAAGTGATTTTTAAAGGATTAATTCCTCTCTCTTTCCTCCTCATCCTTCATCCTTTTAGTAGGATGGATTATAATTCTTAATATTATAAATTCCCTTTAAGAAAACATTGGGTTATGGACAATTCAAAAGACCGCATCATTATTTTTGACACCACTTTAAGAGACGGAGAACAATCTCCAGGGGCTACTCTAAATGTTGAAGAAAAGCTGGAAATTGCTCATTCTCTATCAAGACTGGGAGTTGATGTAATTGAAGCTGGATTTGCTTTTGCTAGTCCTGGAGACTTTGAAGCTGTTCAAAAAGTAGCTGCCCAAGTAGGAACAGAAGACGGACCTATAATTTGTAGTTTGGCACGAGCTATTAAAGCCGATATTAAAGCAGCGGCAGAAGCTCTTCAGCCTGCTGCTAAAAGTCGAATTCATACATTTATTTCTACGTCCGATATTCACTTGGAATATCAGTTAAAGAAATCTCGCTCTGAGGTTTTAGACATTGCCCAGGAAATGGTAGCTTATGCCAAGTCCTTTATGGATGACGTGGAATTTTCACCGATGGACGCGGTGCGGACAGATTCAGAGTATCTTTATCAAGTATTAGAAGCCACCATCGCCGCAGGTGCTACCACTATCAATATTCCCGATACTGTTGGTTATACTACCCCGACTGAGTTTGGGGCTTTAATAAAAGGAATTTGTGACAACGTACCTAACATTGATCGGGCAGTAGTCTCTGTTCATGGTCATAACGATCTCGGTTTAGCAGTGGCTAACTTCCTAGAGGCTGTAAAAAATGGAGCCAGACAGTTAGAGTGCACGATTAATGGTATTGGGGAACGGGCAGGTAATGCTGCTCTAGAAGAATTAGTGATGGCACTTCATGTGCGCCGTCAGTATTTTAATCCCTTCTTAGGTAGACCAAAGGAATCCACCGAGCCACTCACTAATATTGATACTCAGCATATTTATAAAACTTCTCGGTTAGTATCCAACCGTACAGGAGTGATTGTACAACCCAATAAAGCGATCGTCGGCGCGAACGCTTTTGCCCATGAATCAGGAATCCATCAGGATGGAGTCCTCAAGAATAAGTTAACTTATGAAATCATGGATGCTCAGTCTATTGGGCTAACTGATAATCAGATTATTTTAGGTAAACATTCTGGTCGCAATGCTTTTCGCACTCGTCTCAGCGAATTGGGTTTTGAACTGTCCGAAACGGAGCTTAATAAAGCTTTTATTCGTTTTAAAGAAGTTGCTGACAAGAAAAAAGAAATCAGTGATTGGGATATTGAAGCAATTGTCAGTGATGAGATCAGACAACCGCCCGAAATGTTCCGTTTAGAATTAGTGCAAATTTCTTGTGGCGATCGCTCCCGCCCTACAGCTACAGTAACTATTCATACTCCTGACGGGGAAGAGCTGACTGATGCAGCTATTGGAACTGGTCCTGTTGATGCAATTTACAAAGCGATTAACCGAGTAACAAATATTCCTAATGAGCTAATTGAATTCTCTGTGCAGTCGGTAACAGCGGGAATTGATGCGATCGGGGAAGTGACAATTCGTTTACGTCATGATGACAAGGTATATTCAGGGCGTGCTGCCAATACTGATATCATCGTTGCCTCAGCTAGAGCATATATTAAAGCCCTAAATCGTCTCTATGCTGCTCTTCAAAATGAGCAAAAATTAGAATCTCAAGTAGGAGTCTAATCACCAGACAATGTAGTTAATTAATTATTGAGTATTGAGTACCAAGCGATCGCCCTTATGACTAAGTAGCGATCATTTTTGATATGCTTATCCTTAACCAGACTAGGAAATTATTCCCAGATGATAAAAAAACTCAAATCATCCTCATACTTATATCTAACCAGTGCGATCGGGTTATTGGTGCACTAGTGGATATGTAATCTACTCCAGTTTCCGCTACATTACGAATAGTTTTTAAGGTAATGTTACCTGACGCTTCAATTTTGACTCTAGAATTGGTGTCGCGAATTATCTTTACTGCTTGAGTCATTATTTCAGGAGCCATATTATCTAGCATAATAATATCTGCACCATGTTTTAGAGCAGCTTCTACTTCCTCTAAGTTGGTAGTCTCCACTTCGATGTTTAAAGGGTAAGGAATATTATTTCTGAGGAGAACGATCGCCTTTTCAATACCTCCTGCCGCTTGAATATGATTATCTTTAATCATTACTGCATCATCTAAACCCATTCGATGATTGATTGCTCCGCCTACCCTCGTAGCATATTTTTCTAAAACTCTTAATCCAGGGGTGGTTTTTCTAGTATCCACTAACCTAGTTGGTAAGTCACTAATCTTTTTCACGTAACTACGAGTTGAGGTGGCGATTCCACTTAAGCGCATTGCTAGATTTAATGCCACTCTCTCTCCAGTCAGCAAAGCTTCCCTGGTTCCTTCAATATCGGCAATCTTGGTTCCCGACAGACAAAAATTGCCTTCTTTTGCAGTGAGAGAGAATTTTACCTCTTTATCTAATAACTGAAAAACTCTAGCTGCGATCGGCAAACCTGCAACTATACCATCTTCTTTAACTACCCATATTGCATGACTGATTGTCAATTCTCCAGAAAATAATCCTTGAGTTGTGTTATCCCCTCTACCAAGATCTTCCAATAACCAATTTTGCAGCAGGCGATCGACAATTATCGCAGGAGGTAAACTTGCCATAAAAAAATATTCAACCCAAAAACAAACATTTAAGACCCTCTAACACTATACTTACTATTGATTTAAAGACAAGAGACGAATTGAAAACAAAAAAGTTTCGCCGAGGGGGTTGACTTATGAATTTAGAATGAGTATATTGGTAAATGCGCGGTTGAGAGAACAACACCTCCCAACAACGCCCAGAACCAAGACAAATCAATAGTTTGACGGTTTTTAAAACACAGTACTTTAGGAATTAAAAAAACTTAATTCAATCCCCAAGTAAAAGCAATTTTACTGAGGATAACAAAAAACGAAAAGAGTCAAAAAATCAACTGGATTGATGGATTTGATTCATCATGGAGAGTTTGATCCTGGCTCAGGATGAACGCTGGCGGTATGCCTAACACATGCAAGTCGAACGAAATCTTCGGATTTAGTGGCGGACGGGTGAGTAACGCGTGAGAATCTGCCTTCAGGATGGGGACAACAGGGAGAAATCGCTGCTAATACCCAATATGCCCTCGGGTGAAATATTTATAGCCTGGAGAGGAGCTCGCGTCCGATTAGTTAGTTGGTGGGGTAAAAGCCTACCAAGGCGGCGATCGGTAGCTGGTCTGAGAGGATGAGC
This genomic window contains:
- a CDS encoding helix-turn-helix transcriptional regulator; this translates as MKNNISCYADLFAAMGSEPRLKIMQLLFRSYPTGMVVNEINKELKIPNSTLSHHLEKLRIENLVKVEKDKQFLCYTANAETMEDLLSFLYTGNFSSDRLWRWAETNLASIESTKILPEEEKPMSEQLFRPIWEKLFTSLGFPLPSRFTQEAITAVKFAQCESLRLKHRYVGTEQILIGLISEKSGIAWQFLSEAGLNLDQVQTEAERLIGRGKNKSMPIFMPFTRRVKEAMENALQESLKLDKNHIGTEHVLLGILGDSNSLGFKILENLGVDPSNLEKKLRSALI
- the nadC gene encoding carboxylating nicotinate-nucleotide diphosphorylase; the protein is MASLPPAIIVDRLLQNWLLEDLGRGDNTTQGLFSGELTISHAIWVVKEDGIVAGLPIAARVFQLLDKEVKFSLTAKEGNFCLSGTKIADIEGTREALLTGERVALNLAMRLSGIATSTRSYVKKISDLPTRLVDTRKTTPGLRVLEKYATRVGGAINHRMGLDDAVMIKDNHIQAAGGIEKAIVLLRNNIPYPLNIEVETTNLEEVEAALKHGADIIMLDNMAPEIMTQAVKIIRDTNSRVKIEASGNITLKTIRNVAETGVDYISTSAPITRSHWLDISMRMI
- a CDS encoding NYN domain-containing protein — encoded protein: MESHRNYVRDRLSIFVDGNNMFYAQQKNGWFFDPRRVLEYFTKDPSIDLINAFWYTGLKDAQDQRGFRDALISLGYTVRTKILKEYYDDASGRYSQKANLDIEIVVDMFNTVEQYDRVILFSGDGDFERAIELLRSKSTHITVVSTEGMIARELRNATDRYIDLNDVRSYIEKSDF
- the pruA gene encoding L-glutamate gamma-semialdehyde dehydrogenase, whose product is MVSQTNTNKTDRRYESKTQDIAQELIKSTRQNSNIFNRMREQMRWDDKILDWTMSNPGLRVQMFRFIDTIPALQSKTEIAHHFQQYMSAEAVELPNALKGILNFSDPDSFPAQTAAATITKAVETLAYKYIAGENIAEVIKTIDRLRKQGMTYTIDLLGEAVITENEAQDYLQRYLDLMEQLTQKAQTWKRVEGIDLADGEDLPQVQVSVKLTAFYSQFDPLDPVGSKAQVCDRLRILLRRAAELGAAIHFDMEQYRYKDLTLAILKELLMESEFRSRTDLGMTLQAYLRDSYQDLQDLIAWAKERGHPLTLRLVKGAYWDQETINSEQNHWQQPVYNQKAATDHNYERMTQLLLENHEYLCGAIGSHNVRSQALACAIAETLKIPPRRFEMQVLYGMGDKLAQALVKRGHRVRVYSPYGKLLPGMAYLIRRLLENTANSSFLRQNQENKPIEELIAPPIVESTDTDSVTSSKPSTHPPIPFFNAPDTDYADTKRRTKAEEALSQVKKELGKTYLPLIDGEYQETPNYIDSRNPSRETELVGQVGQISLEQAEQAMNAAKSAFKSWKATSASERAEILRRAADLMEQRRHELNAWICLEVGKIIPQADGEVSEAIDFCRYYASEMERLATGKNYDLAGENNRYFYQPKGIAVVISPWNFPFAIATGMTVAALVAGNCTLLKPAATSSVIAAKLTEILVEAGIPSGVFQYVPGKGSEVGTYLVEHKDTHVIAFTGSREVGCRIYAQAAKLQPGQKHLKRVIAEMGGKNAIIVDESADLDQAVVGVAQSAFGYSGQKCSACSRVIVASSIYNAFLARLIEATKSLNVGAADNPSIQMGPVIDPQARKRILEYIAQGKEANELALEMSIPEGGYYVSPTIFSEVNPDDTIAQEEIFGPVLAVMKADNFAQALSIANGTDYALTGGLYSRTPSHIEQASREFEVGNLYINRTITGAIVARQPFGGFKLSGVGSKAGGPDYLLQFLDPRVVTENIQRQGFAPIEGAE
- a CDS encoding glycoside hydrolase 100 family protein, yielding MVLIAKETIEQQANRLLEESIIYYNSSPVGAVAATDSEREALNYDQCFIRDFIPAALVFIIQGKTEIVYNFLIETVSLQKQKRRIDCYQPPTGLMPASFKVESQGDNQYLHADFGDKAIGRVTPIDSCLWWIILLRAYVKATKDESLAKSDSFQEALTFILEICLGPQFEMTPTLLVPDGACMIDRPMGLSGHPLEIQSLFYFALRAAREMLQKTTDGQVLIEKINNRLGSVVCHLRDYYWLDLKKLNQIHRYQVEQFGESVVNKFNIYPESIPYWLTEWMPDQGGYLAGNLGPGKMDFRFFALGNLVSIMGSLTTDQQSQNILTLIENRWSNLVSQMPMKLCYPAIEGLTWKIITGCDPKNTPWSYHNGGSWPVLLWMMMAACQKMGREDLADRAMTIAEIRLMSDEWPEYYDGKNGRLIGKSSRKFQTWTIAGWLLAKLLRENPHCLNYVCFEKDTEAIACTI
- a CDS encoding 2-isopropylmalate synthase, which produces MDNSKDRIIIFDTTLRDGEQSPGATLNVEEKLEIAHSLSRLGVDVIEAGFAFASPGDFEAVQKVAAQVGTEDGPIICSLARAIKADIKAAAEALQPAAKSRIHTFISTSDIHLEYQLKKSRSEVLDIAQEMVAYAKSFMDDVEFSPMDAVRTDSEYLYQVLEATIAAGATTINIPDTVGYTTPTEFGALIKGICDNVPNIDRAVVSVHGHNDLGLAVANFLEAVKNGARQLECTINGIGERAGNAALEELVMALHVRRQYFNPFLGRPKESTEPLTNIDTQHIYKTSRLVSNRTGVIVQPNKAIVGANAFAHESGIHQDGVLKNKLTYEIMDAQSIGLTDNQIILGKHSGRNAFRTRLSELGFELSETELNKAFIRFKEVADKKKEISDWDIEAIVSDEIRQPPEMFRLELVQISCGDRSRPTATVTIHTPDGEELTDAAIGTGPVDAIYKAINRVTNIPNELIEFSVQSVTAGIDAIGEVTIRLRHDDKVYSGRAANTDIIVASARAYIKALNRLYAALQNEQKLESQVGV